Proteins encoded in a region of the Paenibacillus sp. E222 genome:
- a CDS encoding DNA sulfur modification protein DndB: MKIDRIEVEQILLTHLEVVLKTKKVKHQLQVQLIELNVPVEEINSIISNVESVSNLDVPMLYGLTKALYEVTEDKLFDPDRYFGKREIIEAENVLSQSVQERITLPIHFEECTKIKFDSYITKISIQNLVKLYDSQLIIYDDETQRGVNYKTNISGGIVRTPIVNKASVKRIADKMASNSYFEDMITLNAFSSEVDPVTYNEESNTLTINEGAVVSILDGFHRLQGGVVALQVNPYLDLELILSIRSYDHETAQRYFGQINTVNVLKKERREELAQERLSDKVVANLQRKSEIGKQIASSNKVSDLVGELTTFDILSYAVDKVFKLERQFDVLQVSDYLIEFVAYLVGSYPDEFSINVKLRGSHMMSHPLMFIGYIVLSHYMYENKIPLQKLSHYINSINLKDEKLLNLLNKKNVLTGNKRIREDIIKYFDSIFRGAQCE; this comes from the coding sequence ATGAAGATAGATAGAATAGAAGTTGAGCAAATCCTTTTGACTCATCTTGAAGTAGTTCTTAAAACTAAAAAAGTAAAGCACCAATTACAGGTTCAATTAATCGAATTAAATGTTCCAGTTGAAGAGATTAATTCAATAATATCTAATGTGGAGTCTGTTTCCAATTTAGATGTTCCCATGCTTTATGGCCTGACCAAAGCTTTATATGAAGTAACTGAGGATAAACTATTCGACCCAGATAGGTATTTCGGTAAGCGAGAAATTATAGAAGCCGAGAATGTTCTTAGCCAATCAGTTCAAGAAAGAATCACTTTACCTATCCATTTTGAGGAATGTACAAAGATTAAATTTGATAGCTACATCACTAAGATTTCAATTCAAAACTTAGTCAAGTTGTACGACAGCCAGTTAATTATTTATGACGATGAAACACAACGTGGAGTCAACTATAAGACAAACATATCAGGGGGGATAGTTAGGACTCCTATTGTAAACAAAGCCAGTGTTAAAAGGATTGCTGATAAAATGGCTTCCAACAGTTATTTTGAAGATATGATCACTCTTAATGCATTCTCAAGTGAAGTTGACCCTGTTACGTACAATGAGGAGTCCAACACACTGACAATTAACGAGGGGGCTGTTGTATCCATCCTTGATGGTTTCCATCGCTTACAAGGTGGCGTGGTTGCGCTACAAGTCAATCCATACTTAGACTTGGAGTTGATCCTATCTATACGATCGTATGACCATGAAACAGCGCAGAGATACTTTGGTCAGATTAATACAGTTAACGTGTTGAAGAAGGAAAGAAGAGAAGAGTTAGCTCAAGAAAGGTTGTCTGATAAAGTAGTGGCAAATCTGCAACGTAAGTCTGAAATCGGGAAACAGATTGCATCATCTAACAAAGTAAGTGATTTAGTTGGCGAACTTACAACTTTTGATATCCTTTCTTATGCTGTAGATAAAGTGTTCAAATTGGAAAGGCAATTTGATGTGCTTCAAGTATCGGATTACTTGATAGAATTCGTTGCTTATTTAGTAGGAAGCTATCCAGATGAGTTTTCAATCAATGTAAAACTACGAGGAAGTCACATGATGAGTCACCCCCTTATGTTCATAGGATATATCGTTTTATCCCATTACATGTATGAGAACAAGATTCCTCTACAGAAATTATCTCATTACATTAATAGCATTAATCTAAAAGATGAAAAACTATTGAATCTACTTAACAAGAAGAATGTATTAACCGGAAACAAGCGTATACGTGAAGATATTATCAAGTATTTCGACTCCATATTTAGAGGTGCACAGTGTGAATAA
- a CDS encoding helix-turn-helix transcriptional regulator: protein MKGIDHKSKFLLTHREREVFELLVQDKTTRDIAGQLFISEKTVRNHISNVMQFEITPIIDTTQGSDERSRKYVLAHGIIFL from the coding sequence TTGAAGGGTATCGATCATAAAAGCAAATTTCTGTTGACCCACCGTGAACGCGAAGTATTCGAATTACTGGTTCAGGACAAAACGACGCGTGACATCGCAGGGCAGTTATTCATCAGCGAGAAAACGGTGCGTAACCATATTTCGAATGTGATGCAGTTTGAAATTACCCCCATAATAGATACTACTCAGGGTAGTGACGAGCGGAGTAGAAAGTATGTTCTTGCTCATGGTATAATATTCCTATAA